The following proteins are encoded in a genomic region of Mycobacterium sp. 155:
- a CDS encoding helix-turn-helix domain-containing protein: MSKLDLTALTVGGIAPSFVSVEHAAQLMDVSHWTVRRWITNGHLAARKMPSGGLRVAVVDLENIGEPVRPDKQRKGAA, encoded by the coding sequence TTGTCCAAGCTCGATCTCACAGCCCTCACCGTTGGCGGCATCGCCCCCTCCTTCGTCAGCGTCGAACACGCTGCACAACTGATGGACGTCAGCCACTGGACCGTCCGTAGGTGGATCACCAACGGGCACTTGGCCGCTCGCAAGATGCCGAGCGGTGGCCTTCGCGTCGCGGTCGTCGACCTGGAGAATATCGGTGAGCCGGTGCGGCCCGACAAGCAGAGGAAAGGCGCGGCGTAA
- a CDS encoding DUF4926 domain-containing protein, whose translation MFRELDPVTLATDVPAEGLTAGARGVIVHVHPGGRDFEVEVFDADGTTVAVATLNEDDLQSRKGQP comes from the coding sequence ATGTTCCGTGAGCTCGACCCGGTGACGCTGGCAACCGACGTCCCAGCGGAGGGCCTGACCGCGGGCGCCCGCGGCGTGATCGTCCACGTTCACCCAGGCGGCCGCGATTTCGAGGTGGAGGTCTTCGATGCGGATGGGACCACGGTCGCCGTGGCGACCCTCAACGAGGACGACCTCCAGTCCCGGAAGGGCCAGCCGTGA
- a CDS encoding VOC family protein, which produces MITEIRLVSNDGGSSAAFWSVIFNRPAEDLGGGRWRVTPATGPAIVITTASVAETISRYVDLTVTVDHAAADRLRELGRYEVALDGTQAVDLNGCDNTVYLRPRGWDGASDVAWEEPSDEEKKRIRESTASPLRLSLVVLYIPPPTLDRAAAFYGAILDVEPVRKQNDAQPEYYVISSYATGLTIEVHPAVSRPATVTRLEFRGPHVRQAIQRLADEAYALPEPHTSGGWWCSDPAGNTVVLMGSASYDRLTEPMGLRFVELTAEEATANRRRAQELIGKPLPVSEYERGLYLAEGKPVPED; this is translated from the coding sequence GTGATCACGGAGATACGTCTGGTCTCCAATGACGGGGGCTCCAGCGCGGCGTTCTGGTCGGTCATCTTCAACCGTCCGGCGGAGGACCTCGGCGGTGGTCGATGGCGTGTCACACCGGCGACCGGTCCCGCGATCGTGATCACCACAGCGTCCGTCGCGGAGACGATCAGCCGGTACGTCGATCTGACCGTGACAGTTGATCACGCGGCGGCGGATCGGTTGCGGGAGCTAGGCCGCTACGAAGTGGCGCTCGACGGAACCCAGGCAGTCGATCTCAATGGCTGCGACAACACCGTGTACCTGCGCCCACGCGGCTGGGATGGCGCGAGCGACGTTGCCTGGGAAGAGCCCAGCGACGAGGAGAAGAAACGGATCCGGGAGTCGACAGCATCGCCGCTGCGCCTGTCCCTGGTCGTGCTGTACATCCCGCCACCGACGCTGGACCGGGCCGCGGCGTTCTACGGGGCGATCCTCGATGTCGAACCGGTGCGGAAACAGAACGACGCCCAACCGGAGTACTACGTGATCAGTTCGTACGCCACCGGCCTGACGATCGAGGTCCACCCCGCGGTGTCGCGGCCGGCGACCGTGACAAGGTTGGAGTTCCGCGGCCCGCACGTCCGGCAGGCGATCCAGCGGCTGGCGGACGAGGCGTACGCGCTCCCGGAACCGCACACGTCTGGCGGGTGGTGGTGCAGCGACCCGGCGGGTAACACCGTGGTGCTGATGGGGTCCGCGAGCTACGACCGGTTGACGGAGCCGATGGGTCTGCGGTTCGTGGAGCTCACCGCCGAAGAGGCCACCGCGAACAGGCGGCGGGCACAGGAGCTGATCGGGAAGCCGTTGCCGGTGAGCGAGTACGAGCGGGGCTTGTACCTGGCGGAGGGGAAGCCGGTACCAGAGGACTGA
- a CDS encoding ArsI/CadI family heavy metal resistance metalloenzyme, with the protein MSRIQLALNVDDLDGSIGFYTKLFGTEPAKVKPGYANFAIADPPLKLVLIENPGHGGTLNHLGVEVESSATVHAEIVRLTDAGMFTEEEIGTTCCFATQDKVWVTGPGGERWEVYTVLADAETFGAAPNLLTGDDTVCCGPQ; encoded by the coding sequence ATGTCCCGCATCCAGCTCGCCCTCAACGTCGACGATCTCGACGGGTCGATCGGGTTCTACACCAAGCTGTTCGGCACCGAACCCGCCAAGGTCAAGCCCGGCTACGCCAACTTCGCGATCGCCGATCCGCCGCTGAAACTGGTGTTGATCGAGAACCCCGGTCACGGCGGTACCCTCAACCATCTCGGCGTGGAAGTCGAGTCCAGCGCCACCGTGCACGCCGAGATCGTCCGCCTCACTGACGCCGGGATGTTCACCGAGGAGGAGATCGGCACCACCTGCTGCTTCGCGACGCAAGACAAGGTGTGGGTGACCGGTCCGGGCGGTGAGCGGTGGGAGGTCTACACCGTGCTCGCCGACGCCGAAACCTTCGGTGCCGCTCCGAATCTGCTCACCGGCGACGACACCGTCTGCTGCGGTCCGCAGTGA
- a CDS encoding Rv2640c family ArsR-like transcriptional regulator has protein sequence MPKALPVIDMTDPVCCSPVAAAPADDAAALDVAMRLKALADPVRVKLLSLLFTCGEPCTTGSLAAAVDLAESTVSHHLGQLRTAGFVTSDRRGMSVHHTPRRDALTALCRVLDPNCC, from the coding sequence ATGCCCAAGGCCCTGCCCGTGATCGACATGACCGACCCGGTGTGCTGCTCCCCGGTCGCCGCGGCGCCGGCCGATGACGCCGCCGCCCTGGACGTGGCCATGCGCTTGAAGGCTCTCGCCGATCCCGTCCGAGTGAAGCTGCTGTCCCTGTTGTTCACGTGCGGCGAGCCGTGCACCACCGGGTCGCTGGCGGCCGCGGTCGATCTCGCTGAGTCCACGGTCAGCCACCACCTCGGGCAGCTCCGCACCGCCGGGTTCGTCACCTCGGACCGCCGCGGGATGAGCGTGCACCACACCCCGCGCCGCGACGCACTCACCGCGCTGTGCCGTGTGCTGGACCCCAACTGCTGCTGA